Part of the Nitrososphaerales archaeon genome is shown below.
AGAGCCATTATGTCGGCTTATAGCATCTTAAAGCATCTTAAATCGCTCCACTCTCCCATGATCTCCTCTTTTTATCGTACTCCTGGCGCGAGTAAATAGGTTTTGCAGGCGAACCGGCTACGACCACGTTTGGAGGAACATCTTTCGTCACGACGGCACCCATGGCTACAACACTATCTTTACCGATCCTTACACCAGCTTTAATCACCGAACCCGCACCTATAATTGCACCATCCTCTACCACTATCCCTACCATGCGTTTGCTCGGAGGGTAAGGGTCATTGGTGAAGACGACAGCAGGACCGATGAAGACGTTCTTACCTATAACTGTAAGTGGGGGTATGTAGACCGAACCCTCTACTCGCGTGTTATCTCCAATCTTCACCCCTCGATCTATATGTGCTAGAGATCCAATGAGTACATTATTTCCTAATTCTACATTATCTCCTACGTATGCAAAGTGCCATACCTTAACACCTTGCCCCATCTTCACATTCTTACCGATGAAGTTTATTACCTTCTCCTCTTTCTCCATGCCCATATAATGGATACCTCATAAATTTTATTGCTTTCTCTCAAGATGGTAAGGTTTGCCATGATATACGATCCTCTCTGGAAGTCTTCCAGCCCACTTCCTTAAAAACTCTAAATCTTCATTCTTATCCCTTAGATCATCTGGTAACATGACAGGGATTTCATCTATAATTGGATAGTATCTCCCACACATCGAACAGACGAGTACACCATCGATGATCACATCGTTATTCACATTTAACTCGATCAATTCTAACGGATAATGCTTATCTATGGGGCAGGCAAGTATGTCGAGCAATCTTCTCTTCATATCTAGCACCACTATAACTGAAGGTAGATGGGCGAACCGGTCTGGCTAGAGACCAAAGCCGCTTCCGCGATCTTTGTGACCTTCACACCATCTTCACCCTTAATTAGGGGTTCTTTTCGCCCCTCTACACACTCTATGAAGCTCTTTAACTCTAACATCAAAGGCTCCTGCCACTCTTTACGAGGTATCAACGTCCCTTTACTATCATCTACTCTAATTTCTTGAGTAATAAAATCGATCG
Proteins encoded:
- a CDS encoding N-acetyltransferase; the encoded protein is MGMEKEEKVINFIGKNVKMGQGVKVWHFAYVGDNVELGNNVLIGSLAHIDRGVKIGDNTRVEGSVYIPPLTVIGKNVFIGPAVVFTNDPYPPSKRMVGIVVEDGAIIGAGSVIKAGVRIGKDSVVAMGAVVTKDVPPNVVVAGSPAKPIYSRQEYDKKRRSWESGAI
- a CDS encoding Trm112 family protein, which gives rise to MKRRLLDILACPIDKHYPLELIELNVNNDVIIDGVLVCSMCGRYYPIIDEIPVMLPDDLRDKNEDLEFLRKWAGRLPERIVYHGKPYHLERKQ